One stretch of Penaeus chinensis breed Huanghai No. 1 chromosome 27, ASM1920278v2, whole genome shotgun sequence DNA includes these proteins:
- the LOC125039734 gene encoding GATA zinc finger domain-containing protein 14-like: KYDNSNNNNDKNNNNSNDSDDNDDNNNNNSNDSDDNDDNNDDDDNGSNNNNIYVHDNNNNYNNNNNNNDNNNNNNNNNNNDNNNNNNNNNNNNNYNNNNNNNNNNNNNNNNDNNNNNRNNYNNNNFMNNKNKNIMNNNNNNNNNNNNNNNNHNNHNHNNNNNNNNNNNNNNNNNDNDNNNDDNNNNNNNNNNNNNNINNNNNNNKSNENNNENNNNNNNNNNNNNNNNNNNNNNN, encoded by the exons aaatatgataatagcaacaataataatgacaaaaataataataatagtaatgatagtgatgataatgatgataataataataataatagtaatgatagtgatgataatgatgataataatgatgatgatgataatggcagtaataataacaatatttatgttcatgataataataataattataataataataataataataatgataataataataataataataataataataataatgataataataataataataataataataataataataataattataataataataataataataataataataataataataataataataatgataataataataacaatagaaataattataataataataattttatgaataataaaaataaaaatataatgaataacaacaacaacaacaacaataataataataataataataataatcataataatcataatcataataataataataataataataataataataataataataacaac aataatgacaatgataataataatgatgataataataataataataataataataataataataataataacattaataataacaacaataataataaaagtaatgaaaataataatgaaaataataataataataataataataataataataataataataataataataataataataataataat